In a genomic window of Brettanomyces nanus chromosome 1, complete sequence:
- the PCK1 gene encoding Protein kinase C-like 1, whose translation MAPTAVDLNREYATSVEAESNAPFNKAARKSSIAAALGLSPDTKIHYNSAVPILYEDALKEKGTTISSTGALIAFSGSKTGRSPKDKRIVAEESSVHDVWWGPVNKKVDGQTWKISRSRAIDYLRTREKVYIIDAFAGWDPRYRFKVRIVCARAYHALFMKNMLIKPTEEELKHFGEPDFTIWNAGQFPANVFTKGMSSATSVELNFKAMEMVILGTEYAGEMKKGVLTLMFYLMPIKHNILTLHSSANIGIQNGDVTMFFGLSGTGKTTLSADPNRKLIGDDEHCWSDHGIFNIEGGCYAKCIDLSETNEPEIFNAIRFGSVLENVVYDPVTRVVDYTNPSLTANTRCAYPIEYIPSAKIPCTVDTHPSNIILLTCDARGVLPPVSKLTRSQVMYHFISGYTSKMSGTEVGVTEPEATFSACYGQPFLVLHPMRYAQQLADKMAEHHADAWLLNTGWTGKSFTKGGKRCPLKYTRAILDAIHSGELAKVEYESYPTFGLQVPKSCPGVPSEILNPSRNWALGTKDFENEVTNLAQLFVENFEKYASSCTDEVIAAGPAL comes from the coding sequence ATGGCTCCAACCGCTGTCGACCTCAATAGAGAGTACGCTACCTCTGTGGAGGCAGAGTCCAATGCTCCTTTCAACAAAGCAGCCAGGAAATCTTCCATCGCTGCCGCCTTGGGTTTGAGTCCAGACACAAAAATTCATTACAACTCGGCAGTTCCTATTTTGTACGAAGAtgctttgaaagaaaaaggaacCACCATCTCTTCCACCGGTGCTCTTATCGCCTTTTCCGGCTCGAAGACCGGAAGATCTCCTAAGGATAAACGTATTGTTGCTGAAGAATCATCCGTGCATGATGTTTGGTGGGGTCCCGTCAACAAGAAAGTTGATGGTCAAACCTGGAAGATCTCCAGATCTAGAGCTATCGACTATTTGAGAACCAGAGAGAAGGTTTACATCATCGATGCTTTTGCAGGCTGGGATCCTAGATACAGATTTAAGGTGAGAATTGTCTGTGCTAGAGCCTACCATGCATTGTTCATGAAGAACATGTTAATCAAGCCTACTGAAGAGGAGCTGAAACACTTTGGTGAACCCGATTTCACTATCTGGAACGCTGGTCAGTTCCCTGCTAACGTTTTCACCAAGGGAATGTCTTCTGCCACCTCCGTTGAGCTTAATTTTAAGGCTATGGAGATGGTCATCTTAGGTACCGAATACGCTGgagagatgaaaaaaggCGTTTTGACCCTCATGTTCTACTTGATGCCCATTAAACACAACATTCTTACGCTTCACTCCTCTGCTAATATTGGTATCCAGAATGGTGATGTTACCATGTTTTTTGGATTATCTGGAACAGGTAAAACCACTTTAAGTGCTGATCCTAACCGGAAATTaattggtgatgatgaacaCTGCTGGTCTGATCATGGTATTTTCAACATTGAGGGAGGCTGTTACGCTAAATGTATCGACTTATCAGAAACCAATGAACCTGAAATTTTCAATGCAATAAGATTTGGTTCTGTCCTAGAGAATGTTGTGTACGATCCAGTCACCAGGGTGGTCGATTACACGAATCCTTCACTTACTGCCAACACCAGATGTGCCTATCCTATCGAATATATTCCTTCAGCCAAAATTCCATGTACTGTGGATACTCATCCAAGCAATATTATTCTTTTGACCTGTGATGCAAGAGGTGTTCTACCTCCAGTTTCGAAACTGACGAGGTCCCAGGTCATGTACCACTTCATCTCCGGTTATACCTCCAAGATGTCGGGTACGGAGGTTGGTGTCACTGAGCCAGAGGCCACATTCTCAGCCTGCTACGGTCAACCATTCCTCGTTTTACATCCAATGAGATACGCCCAACAGTTGGCAGATAAGATGGCTGAGCACCACGCCGATGCTTGGCTGCTCAATACCGGATGGACAGGTAAATCGTTTACCAAAGGTGGAAAAAGATGTCCTCTTAAGTACACCAGAGCCATTTTGGATGCAATCCATTCCGGCGAATTGGCCAAGGTCGAGTACGAATCTTACCCTACCTTTGGATTACAGGTTCCAAAGTCCTGTCCAGGAGTTCCTTCCGAAATTCTTAATCCCTCGAGAAACTGGGCATTAGGTACAAAAGACTTCGAAAATGAGGTTACTAACTTGGCTCAATTGTTCGTTgagaactttgaaaagtacgcttcttcttgtacCGATGAGGTGATAGCGGCTGGTCCTGCTTTGTAA
- a CDS encoding uncharacterized protein (BUSCO:EOG093442HV), whose translation MDFNSIQAQIQGAFNSIDLNTQNFKSLDAFESKTRLPRSYAVVGAGATYLLLIFLNIGGIGELLSNLAGFAYPCYLSLRALKTSGSKDDTRLLTYWVVFASLNIIEFWSGAILYWVPAYFLFKTLFLIYLASPATNGAEVVFTVFIKPFADKLVTEGIQGPADSLMDKVQDKME comes from the exons atggacTTCAACTCTATTCAGGCTCAAATTCAAGGTGCCTTCAACTCCATTGATCTA AACACGCAGAACTTCAAGTCTTTGGACGCTTTTGAAAGTAAGACCAGATTACCAAGGTCTTATGCTGTCGTTGGTGCAGGCGCAACTTATTTACTGCTTATTTTTCTTAACATCGGGGGAATCGGTGAACTTCTCTCAAATTTGGCCGGGTTCGCTTATCCTTGTTATCTATCTTTGagagctttgaagacttcTGGCTCGAAGGATGACACCAGATTGTTAACCTACTGGGTAGTTTTCGCCTCGTTGAATATTATTGAATTCTGGTCAGGGGCCATTCTCTACTGGGTTCCTGCCtactttctcttcaagacTCTATTCTTGATCTACTTGGCATCTCCTGCTACAAACGGTGCAGAAGTTGTGTTCACTGTATTTATTAAGCCTTTTGCTGATAAGCTTGTAACCGAGGGTATCCAAGGTCCTGCCGATAGCTTGATGGATAAGGTTCAGGATAAGATGGAGTGA